A single window of Pseudomonas lijiangensis DNA harbors:
- a CDS encoding CreA family protein, whose product MRVMKAFFAALLVVPALAAAEEIGQVSTVFKFVGPNDRIVVEAFDDPKVEGVTCYLSRAKTGGVKGGLGLAEDRAEASIACRQVGPIRFQPPLKDGEEVFKERTSLVFKTMQVVRFLDEKRNTLVYLVYSDRIIEGSPQNAVTAIPILPWPHAATP is encoded by the coding sequence ATGCGAGTCATGAAAGCGTTTTTTGCGGCATTGCTGGTCGTGCCTGCCTTGGCGGCGGCTGAAGAGATTGGTCAGGTGTCGACGGTCTTCAAGTTTGTCGGCCCCAATGACCGGATCGTGGTCGAGGCTTTTGATGATCCCAAGGTCGAAGGTGTGACCTGCTATCTGTCCCGTGCCAAGACGGGCGGGGTGAAGGGTGGTCTTGGTCTGGCCGAGGATCGTGCCGAGGCCTCGATTGCCTGTCGCCAGGTCGGGCCGATTCGTTTCCAGCCGCCGCTCAAGGATGGTGAGGAAGTATTCAAGGAGCGTACTTCGCTGGTCTTCAAGACCATGCAGGTGGTGCGCTTCCTGGATGAGAAGCGTAATACCCTGGTTTATCTGGTCTACAGCGACCGGATTATCGAGGGTAGCCCGCAGAATGCGGTGACTGCGATTCCGATTCTGCCGTGGCCGCATGCGGCTACGCCGTGA
- the ispH gene encoding 4-hydroxy-3-methylbut-2-enyl diphosphate reductase: MQIKLANPRGFCAGVDRAIEIVNRALEVFGPPIYVRHEVVHNKFVVEDLRARGAIFVEELEQVPDDVIVIFSAHGVSQAVRAEAAGRGLKVFDATCPLVTKVHIEVARYSRDGRECILIGHEGHPEVEGTMGQYDASNGGAIYLVEDEEDVANLQVRNPDALAFVTQTTLSMDDTSRVIDALRSRFPAIGGPRKDDICYATQNRQDAVKQLADECDVVLVVGSPNSSNSNRLRELAERMSTPAYLIDGAEDMQRSWFDGIERIGITAGASAPEVLVRGVIQQLQAWGATGADELSGREENITFSVPKELRVKSLP, translated from the coding sequence ATGCAAATCAAACTCGCCAACCCACGTGGCTTCTGCGCTGGTGTGGACCGTGCGATCGAAATCGTCAATCGCGCCCTGGAAGTGTTTGGCCCGCCGATTTATGTGCGTCATGAAGTCGTTCACAACAAATTCGTCGTCGAAGACCTGCGCGCTCGTGGCGCGATCTTCGTTGAAGAGCTGGAACAGGTGCCGGACGATGTGATCGTCATCTTCAGCGCCCACGGTGTTTCCCAGGCGGTACGCGCCGAGGCAGCAGGCCGTGGCCTGAAAGTCTTCGATGCGACCTGTCCGCTGGTGACCAAGGTGCATATCGAAGTGGCCCGTTATAGTCGTGATGGCCGTGAGTGCATCCTGATCGGCCATGAAGGCCATCCGGAAGTCGAAGGCACCATGGGCCAGTACGACGCCAGCAATGGCGGTGCGATTTACTTGGTGGAAGACGAAGAAGACGTCGCCAACCTCCAGGTGCGCAACCCCGATGCCCTGGCTTTCGTGACCCAGACAACCTTGTCCATGGACGATACCAGTCGTGTCATCGATGCATTGCGTTCGCGCTTCCCTGCCATTGGCGGGCCGCGCAAGGACGATATCTGCTATGCCACGCAAAACCGTCAGGATGCGGTCAAGCAACTGGCTGATGAGTGCGATGTGGTTCTGGTGGTGGGCAGCCCCAACAGCTCCAACTCCAATCGTCTGCGCGAGCTGGCCGAGCGCATGTCGACACCGGCCTATCTGATCGACGGTGCCGAAGACATGCAGCGCAGCTGGTTCGACGGTATCGAGCGTATCGGTATTACCGCAGGTGCGTCCGCGCCGGAAGTTCTGGTACGCGGCGTGATTCAGCAATTGCAGGCCTGGGGCGCGACCGGTGCCGATGAACTGTCCGGCCGCGAAGAGAACATCACGTTCTCCGTTCCCAAGGAACTGCGGGTCAAGTCTCTGCCATAA
- the murJ gene encoding murein biosynthesis integral membrane protein MurJ: MNLLKSLAAVSSITMLSRVLGFIRDTIIARTFGAGMATDAFFIAFKLPNLLRRIFAEGAFSQAFVPILAEYKSQQGEEATRTFVAYVTGLLTLALALVTLLGVIFAPWVIWATAPGFVDSPEKFALTADLLRVTFPYILLISLSSMAGAILNTWNRFSVPAFVPTLLNVSMIFFALFLTPYFDPPVMALGWAVLAGGLLQLLYQLPHLKKIGMLVLPRLNLRDTGVWRVMKQMLPAILGVSVSQISLIINTIFASFLVAGSVSWMYYADRLMELPSGVLGVALGTILLPILSKTYANKDRQEYSRILDWGLRLCFLLVLPCTLALGLLAEPLTVSLFQYGKFDAVDAVMTQRALIAYSVGLLGIILIKVLAPGFYAQQNIRTPVKIAIFTLVVTQLLNLAFIVPLQHAGLALAISVGACINAGLLFWQLRKQDLFQPQPGWAKFLFKLILAVAAMSAVLLWLMHVMPAWSEGQMLERFVRLGALVAAGVLVYFGMLLLLGFRLRHFARKAIM; the protein is encoded by the coding sequence ATGAATCTACTCAAGTCATTAGCTGCCGTCAGCTCTATCACCATGCTTTCCCGGGTGCTGGGCTTCATTCGCGATACCATCATTGCCCGTACGTTCGGGGCCGGGATGGCGACGGATGCCTTCTTCATTGCCTTCAAGCTGCCGAACCTGCTGCGCAGGATCTTTGCCGAAGGGGCCTTTTCCCAGGCCTTCGTGCCGATCCTTGCCGAATATAAAAGCCAGCAGGGCGAGGAGGCGACCCGCACCTTCGTGGCGTATGTCACGGGGCTGCTCACGCTGGCGCTGGCGCTGGTCACCTTGCTGGGCGTCATCTTCGCGCCCTGGGTGATCTGGGCCACGGCGCCGGGTTTTGTCGACTCGCCTGAAAAGTTCGCCCTGACCGCGGACCTGCTGCGGGTGACCTTTCCTTATATATTGCTGATTTCCCTGTCATCCATGGCCGGTGCGATCCTCAATACCTGGAACCGTTTTTCCGTGCCGGCCTTCGTGCCGACGCTGCTCAACGTCAGCATGATTTTCTTCGCCCTGTTCCTGACGCCTTATTTCGATCCGCCGGTCATGGCGCTCGGGTGGGCGGTGCTGGCGGGTGGTTTGCTGCAGTTGCTCTATCAACTGCCGCACCTGAAAAAAATCGGCATGCTGGTCCTGCCGCGTCTGAATCTGCGGGACACGGGTGTATGGCGTGTGATGAAGCAGATGCTGCCTGCCATCCTTGGCGTTTCCGTCAGTCAGATATCTCTGATTATCAACACGATATTTGCCTCGTTCCTCGTCGCAGGTTCCGTCTCGTGGATGTACTATGCCGACCGCCTGATGGAGCTGCCTTCCGGGGTGCTGGGCGTGGCGTTGGGGACGATTCTGTTGCCGATTCTGTCCAAGACCTATGCCAACAAGGATCGTCAGGAGTATTCGCGGATTCTCGACTGGGGCTTGCGCCTTTGCTTTTTGCTGGTTCTGCCTTGCACGCTGGCGCTGGGCCTGCTGGCTGAACCGCTGACGGTCTCTCTGTTCCAGTACGGCAAGTTCGATGCGGTGGATGCGGTCATGACCCAGCGTGCGCTGATAGCTTATTCGGTGGGGTTGCTGGGAATCATCCTGATCAAGGTGCTGGCTCCCGGCTTTTATGCCCAGCAGAATATCCGTACGCCGGTTAAAATCGCGATCTTTACCCTTGTCGTTACCCAGTTGCTCAATCTGGCGTTTATCGTGCCGTTGCAGCATGCGGGTCTGGCCCTGGCCATCAGTGTGGGGGCGTGTATCAATGCCGGTCTGCTGTTCTGGCAGTTGCGCAAGCAGGACCTGTTTCAGCCGCAGCCTGGCTGGGCGAAGTTTCTGTTCAAGCTGATTCTGGCCGTTGCGGCCATGTCGGCGGTGTTGCTGTGGCTGATGCATGTGATGCCGGCCTGGAGCGAAGGGCAGATGCTTGAGCGGTTCGTGCGCCTGGGGGCGCTGGTCGCGGCGGGTGTGTTGGTTTATTTCGGTATGCTGCTGCTGTTGGGCTTTCGCCTGCGGCATTTTGCTCGCAAGGCAATCATGTAA
- a CDS encoding GspH/FimT family pseudopilin, translated as MRYMSKGFSLIELLVTVSVVAIVAAIAVPSFTSTIQNNKADTELNDLQRALNYARLEAINRGVTVRIAPTSGADWSTELQVFLASETSGTPTALRKVAAMSSGATLTATNVTGIEFNNLGALSTPATAVVMNYTRGSIARTMNICLTGRIILGGNC; from the coding sequence ATGCGTTATATGTCCAAGGGCTTCAGCCTCATTGAATTGTTAGTCACTGTGTCTGTGGTGGCGATCGTGGCTGCCATTGCCGTTCCGAGCTTTACCAGCACGATCCAGAACAACAAGGCGGATACCGAGCTCAATGATTTGCAGCGGGCGCTCAACTATGCACGTCTTGAGGCGATAAACCGGGGAGTGACGGTACGTATTGCACCCACCAGCGGGGCGGACTGGAGTACGGAGCTACAGGTCTTTCTGGCTTCCGAGACATCGGGTACCCCGACTGCGTTGCGCAAGGTCGCGGCGATGAGCAGTGGAGCAACCCTGACGGCGACCAACGTTACCGGGATCGAATTCAATAACCTGGGTGCCTTGTCTACGCCCGCCACCGCGGTGGTGATGAATTACACGCGAGGTTCGATTGCCAGGACCATGAACATTTGTCTGACGGGTCGGATCATTCTGGGTGGAAATTGCTGA
- a CDS encoding PilW family protein, whose product MKKSSRGFGLIEIMVALVLGLVVSMGIIQIFSASRGTFLTQNASARMQEDARFVLSKLMQEIRMTGMYGCLGFNNYVPVPPAIAWPAALDNPILWDNANKTLTLVTSDIGTTGTSPTWTIISNCQTSTQLYAGPKLPAAGETAFPMRQFVYTLTGQNLTIKYGTGGTAQPLLQNVSAFDVSFGMAGSPMTYVTTVSTAAAADIRSVRISLTLQDPDNRVRPQQYNVVAYLRNRF is encoded by the coding sequence ATGAAGAAGTCATCCAGAGGCTTTGGCCTGATCGAGATCATGGTGGCGCTGGTGCTGGGGCTGGTGGTCAGCATGGGCATCATCCAGATATTCAGCGCCTCCCGAGGCACGTTCCTGACCCAGAATGCCTCGGCCCGCATGCAGGAAGATGCGCGTTTCGTGCTGAGCAAACTGATGCAGGAAATCCGCATGACCGGGATGTATGGCTGCCTGGGATTCAACAACTATGTGCCAGTCCCTCCGGCCATTGCATGGCCTGCCGCGCTCGATAACCCCATCCTGTGGGATAACGCCAATAAAACCCTGACTCTGGTGACCTCTGACATTGGCACCACCGGCACTTCACCGACCTGGACGATCATTTCCAACTGTCAGACCTCCACCCAGCTTTATGCCGGGCCAAAATTGCCGGCAGCGGGGGAAACCGCGTTCCCGATGCGTCAGTTTGTCTACACCCTTACCGGGCAGAACCTGACCATCAAATACGGCACAGGCGGGACTGCGCAACCGTTGCTGCAAAACGTCAGTGCCTTCGACGTTTCCTTTGGGATGGCGGGCAGTCCAATGACCTATGTCACGACAGTCTCGACTGCCGCGGCGGCCGATATACGCAGCGTTCGCATCAGCCTGACCCTGCAGGATCCGGATAATCGCGTCAGGCCTCAGCAATACAATGTGGTTGCCTACCTGCGTAATCGCTTTTGA
- the lspA gene encoding signal peptidase II, translating into MPNPGAAGRFGRLSWLWLSLLVLIVDQASKYYFENRLEMYDQIVIIPDYFSWTLAYNTGAAFSFLADGAGWQRWLFALIAIVVSAVLVVWLKRLGRDDTWLAIALALVLGGAIGNLYDRVVLGHVIDFILVHWQNRWYFPAFNVADSAISVGAVMLAVDMFKSKKEEEPAHG; encoded by the coding sequence ATGCCTAATCCAGGCGCTGCAGGCCGTTTTGGCCGTTTGAGCTGGTTATGGTTGAGCCTGCTGGTCCTGATCGTCGATCAGGCCAGCAAGTATTACTTCGAGAATCGGCTGGAGATGTACGACCAGATCGTTATCATCCCCGATTACTTCAGTTGGACCCTGGCCTATAACACCGGGGCTGCCTTCAGTTTTCTGGCTGATGGCGCCGGTTGGCAGCGCTGGTTGTTTGCCCTGATTGCGATTGTCGTCAGTGCCGTGCTGGTCGTGTGGCTCAAGCGTCTTGGCCGTGATGACACCTGGCTGGCAATTGCCCTGGCATTGGTGCTGGGGGGCGCTATCGGCAATCTCTATGACCGTGTCGTGCTTGGCCATGTCATCGACTTCATTCTGGTGCACTGGCAAAACCGTTGGTACTTCCCGGCCTTCAACGTAGCCGACAGCGCAATCAGCGTCGGCGCCGTCATGCTGGCTGTGGATATGTTCAAGAGCAAGAAAGAAGAGGAGCCTGCTCATGGCTGA
- a CDS encoding FKBP-type peptidyl-prolyl cis-trans isomerase, whose translation MAEQSSTQGELRIGQNTQVTLHFALHLENGDTVDSTFDKAPATFKVGDGNLLPGFEAAIFGFKAGDRKTVQVLPENAFGQPNPQNVQIIPRSQFQDMELSEGLLVIFNDAANTELPGVVKKFDDELVTVDFNHPLAGKTLNFEVQIFEVKPILAS comes from the coding sequence ATGGCTGAACAGTCATCGACTCAAGGCGAGCTGCGCATCGGCCAGAACACGCAAGTCACCTTGCACTTCGCCCTGCATCTTGAAAACGGCGATACGGTAGACAGCACTTTCGACAAGGCTCCGGCCACGTTCAAAGTGGGTGATGGCAATCTGTTGCCCGGTTTTGAAGCCGCCATTTTCGGCTTCAAGGCGGGCGATAGAAAAACCGTCCAGGTGTTGCCTGAGAATGCCTTTGGCCAGCCCAACCCGCAAAACGTGCAGATCATCCCGCGTTCGCAGTTCCAGGACATGGAGCTGTCCGAAGGATTGCTGGTGATCTTCAACGATGCGGCCAATACTGAGCTGCCGGGTGTGGTGAAGAAATTCGACGATGAGCTGGTTACCGTCGATTTCAACCATCCTCTGGCTGGCAAGACACTAAACTTTGAAGTGCAAATCTTCGAGGTCAAGCCGATTCTGGCTTCCTGA
- the rpsT gene encoding 30S ribosomal protein S20 yields the protein MANTPSAKKRAKQAEKRRSHNASLRSMVRTYIKNVVKAIDAKDAEKAQAAYVLAVPVIDRMADKGIIHKNKAARHKGRLNGHIKALNLAAAA from the coding sequence GTGGCCAACACACCTTCCGCCAAAAAACGTGCAAAACAGGCTGAGAAGCGTCGCAGCCACAACGCCAGCCTGCGTTCCATGGTTCGTACCTACATCAAGAATGTGGTCAAAGCCATCGACGCAAAAGACGCAGAAAAAGCGCAAGCCGCTTACGTTCTGGCTGTTCCTGTTATCGACCGCATGGCCGATAAAGGCATCATCCACAAGAACAAAGCTGCTCGCCATAAAGGCCGCCTGAACGGTCACATCAAGGCTCTGAACCTTGCTGCTGCCGCCTAA
- the ileS gene encoding isoleucine--tRNA ligase encodes MTDYKATLNLPDTAFPMKAGLPQREPQTLQRWDSIGLYQKLREIGKDRPKFVLHDGPPYANGNIHIGHAVNKILKDMIVRSKTLSGFDAPYVPGWDCHGLPIEHKVEVTHGKNLSADKTRELCRAYAAEQVEGQKAEFIRLGVLGDWDNPYLTMNFANEAGEIRALAEMVKGGFVFKGLKPVNWCFDCGSALAEAEVEYQDKKSSTIDVAFPIADEAKLAEAFGLASLPKPAAIVIWTTTPWTIPANQALNVHPEFTYALVDVGDRLLVLAEELVESCLARYKLEGSVIATTVGQQLELINFRHPFYDRLSPLYVADYVELSAGTGVVHSAPAYGLDDFNICKQYGMSNDDILSPVQSNGVYVESLEFFGGQFIFKANQNIIDKLAEVGSLLHTETITHSYMHCWRHKSPLVYRATAQWFVGMDKQPVAGGTLRERAVKAIEDTKFVPAWGQARLHSMIANRPDWCISRQRNWGVPIPFFLHKESGDLHPRTVELMEEVAQRVEKEGIEAWFKLDAAELLGDEASKYDKISDTLDVWFDSGTTHWHVLRGSHSMGHETGPRADLYLEGSDQHRGWFHSSLLTGCAIDDHAPYRELLTHGFTVDENGRKMSKSLGNVIAPQKVNDTLGADIMRLWVSATDYSGEMAVSDQILQRSADAYRRIRNTARFLLSNLSGFNPATDLLPAEEMLALDRWAVDRTLLLQRELQENYGEYRFWNVYSKIHNFCVQELGGFYLDIIKDRQYTTAPDSKARRSCQTALFHISEALVRWIAPILAFTADELWQFLPGERNESVMLNTWYEGLSEMPEGFELDRAYWERIMAVKASVNKEMENLRAAKAIGGNLQAEVTLYAEDSLVADLSKLSNELRFVLITSTATVAPLLSAPADAVVTEVAGLKLKVVKSGHAKCARCWHHREDVGVNPEHPEICGRCVDNISGAGEVRHYA; translated from the coding sequence ATGACTGATTATAAAGCCACGCTAAACCTTCCGGACACCGCCTTCCCGATGAAGGCCGGCCTGCCCCAGCGCGAGCCGCAAACTCTGCAGCGCTGGGACAGCATTGGCCTGTACCAGAAGCTGCGCGAGATTGGCAAGGATCGTCCAAAGTTCGTCCTGCACGACGGTCCTCCCTACGCCAACGGCAATATTCACATCGGTCACGCCGTCAACAAGATCCTCAAGGACATGATCGTGCGCTCCAAGACCCTGTCGGGCTTCGATGCGCCTTATGTTCCGGGCTGGGACTGCCATGGCTTGCCGATCGAGCATAAAGTCGAAGTCACCCACGGCAAGAACCTGTCCGCCGACAAGACCCGTGAGCTGTGCCGTGCCTATGCTGCCGAGCAGGTCGAAGGTCAGAAGGCCGAATTCATTCGCCTGGGCGTGCTGGGCGACTGGGATAATCCGTACCTCACCATGAACTTCGCCAACGAAGCCGGTGAAATCCGTGCGCTGGCCGAAATGGTCAAGGGCGGTTTCGTGTTCAAGGGCCTCAAGCCCGTGAACTGGTGCTTCGATTGCGGTTCGGCCCTGGCGGAAGCGGAAGTCGAATATCAGGACAAGAAGTCCTCGACCATCGACGTCGCATTCCCGATTGCCGATGAAGCGAAGCTGGCCGAAGCCTTTGGCCTGGCTTCTCTGCCCAAGCCTGCTGCCATCGTGATCTGGACCACCACGCCGTGGACCATTCCGGCCAACCAGGCGCTGAACGTCCATCCCGAGTTCACCTACGCGCTGGTCGATGTGGGTGACAGGCTGCTGGTTCTGGCTGAAGAGCTGGTCGAGTCCTGCCTGGCACGTTACAAGCTGGAAGGCTCGGTCATCGCGACCACGGTCGGTCAGCAGCTCGAACTGATCAACTTCCGTCACCCGTTCTATGACCGTCTGTCGCCACTTTATGTCGCCGACTACGTCGAGCTGAGCGCGGGTACCGGCGTGGTTCACAGTGCGCCTGCCTACGGCCTGGACGACTTCAATATCTGCAAGCAGTACGGGATGAGCAACGATGACATCCTGAGCCCGGTGCAGAGCAACGGCGTGTATGTCGAGTCCCTGGAGTTCTTCGGCGGCCAGTTCATCTTCAAGGCCAACCAGAACATCATCGACAAGCTGGCCGAGGTCGGCAGCCTGCTGCACACCGAAACCATCACCCACAGCTACATGCACTGCTGGCGCCACAAGTCGCCGCTGGTCTACCGCGCCACTGCGCAGTGGTTCGTCGGCATGGACAAGCAGCCTGTCGCTGGCGGCACCTTGCGTGAGCGCGCCGTCAAGGCCATCGAAGACACCAAGTTCGTCCCGGCCTGGGGGCAGGCGCGTCTGCACTCCATGATCGCCAACCGTCCTGACTGGTGCATCTCCCGTCAGCGCAACTGGGGCGTGCCGATTCCGTTCTTCCTGCACAAGGAAAGCGGTGATCTGCATCCACGCACGGTCGAGCTGATGGAAGAAGTCGCTCAGCGCGTCGAGAAAGAGGGCATCGAAGCCTGGTTCAAGCTGGACGCTGCCGAGTTGCTGGGCGATGAAGCGTCGAAATACGACAAGATCTCCGACACCCTGGATGTCTGGTTCGACTCCGGCACGACTCACTGGCACGTCCTGCGCGGTTCGCACTCTATGGGCCACGAAACCGGCCCGCGTGCCGACCTGTACCTGGAAGGTTCCGACCAGCACCGCGGCTGGTTCCATTCCTCGCTGCTGACCGGCTGCGCCATCGACGACCACGCACCGTACCGCGAGCTGTTGACCCACGGTTTCACCGTCGACGAAAACGGCCGCAAGATGTCCAAGTCGCTGGGTAACGTCATCGCGCCGCAGAAAGTCAATGACACCCTGGGCGCCGACATCATGCGTCTGTGGGTTTCGGCCACTGACTATTCGGGTGAAATGGCGGTTTCCGATCAGATCCTGCAGCGCAGCGCAGATGCCTACCGGCGGATCCGCAACACTGCACGCTTCCTGCTCTCGAACCTGTCCGGTTTCAATCCGGCCACCGACCTGCTGCCAGCCGAAGAAATGCTGGCGCTGGACCGCTGGGCCGTTGATCGCACGCTGCTGCTGCAACGCGAGTTGCAAGAGAACTACGGCGAATACCGCTTCTGGAACGTCTACTCGAAGATCCACAACTTCTGCGTGCAGGAGCTGGGTGGCTTCTATCTGGACATCATCAAGGACCGTCAGTACACCACGGCCCCTGACAGCAAGGCGCGTCGCTCCTGCCAGACTGCGCTGTTCCACATCTCCGAAGCGCTGGTACGCTGGATCGCACCGATCCTGGCGTTCACCGCCGACGAGCTTTGGCAGTTCCTGCCGGGCGAGCGTAATGAATCCGTGATGCTCAACACCTGGTACGAAGGCCTGAGCGAAATGCCTGAAGGTTTCGAGCTGGACCGTGCCTACTGGGAGCGGATCATGGCGGTGAAGGCTTCAGTCAATAAGGAAATGGAAAACCTGCGCGCTGCCAAGGCCATTGGCGGCAACCTGCAGGCTGAAGTGACCCTGTACGCTGAAGATTCGCTGGTTGCCGACCTGTCGAAGCTCAGCAATGAACTGCGTTTCGTACTGATCACCTCCACCGCGACTGTCGCGCCTCTGCTGTCGGCTCCGGCCGATGCGGTGGTGACCGAGGTTGCAGGTCTGAAGCTGAAAGTGGTCAAGTCCGGTCACGCGAAGTGCGCCCGTTGCTGGCATCACCGTGAAGACGTGGGCGTGAACCCTGAGCATCCTGAAATCTGCGGTCGCTGTGTGGATAACATCAGCGGCGCTGGCGAGGTGCGTCACTATGCCTAA
- the pilV gene encoding type IV pilus modification protein PilV, giving the protein MLNEVRRRQTGMTLIEVLVSVLILAIGLLGAAAIQLNALKYTDSSTMSSQASFIAYDMMDRIRANVDGNAVANGTTNVLATYALANLTSAPSAGNLNRARDQDLYDFKTNIATFAGSTATASIDVSDAPAVTITITWDDTRAAGSSTVATGGTAAGNTLQTFTLTSRIGVNP; this is encoded by the coding sequence ATGCTAAATGAAGTGCGACGTCGCCAGACGGGCATGACGCTGATCGAAGTGCTGGTTTCGGTCCTGATACTTGCCATCGGCCTGCTGGGCGCCGCCGCGATTCAGCTCAATGCTCTCAAGTACACCGACAGCTCTACCATGAGCAGTCAGGCTAGCTTCATTGCCTACGACATGATGGATCGTATCCGGGCGAATGTGGATGGCAATGCGGTCGCCAACGGCACCACCAACGTACTGGCGACTTATGCCTTGGCCAATCTGACCTCGGCTCCGTCGGCAGGGAATCTGAACAGGGCTCGGGATCAGGACCTTTACGATTTCAAGACCAACATCGCCACTTTTGCAGGCTCCACGGCCACAGCCAGTATCGATGTCAGCGACGCTCCGGCCGTCACCATCACCATCACCTGGGACGATACGCGGGCGGCGGGCTCCAGCACCGTTGCAACCGGCGGTACGGCGGCCGGTAACACCCTGCAGACCTTTACCCTGACCTCGCGTATCGGGGTGAACCCATGA
- a CDS encoding GspH/FimT family pseudopilin codes for MKHAGFTLIELLIVVAIVAILANVASPPFTDLIDANRRHVAAQELASGIRSARVAAITRNQVVTLYAIDGDWSNGWRIITDTTGNGPDDDDTLLVERAINGKTRIVGNSKIAEYISFNGLGGLRKAANGTFHVCVRDEPVSHYRVIVAITGRVRVENDKIPTDLCA; via the coding sequence ATGAAGCATGCAGGATTCACGTTAATCGAGCTACTGATCGTGGTTGCCATTGTGGCCATTCTTGCCAATGTTGCCAGTCCGCCGTTTACAGACCTGATCGATGCCAATCGAAGGCACGTAGCCGCCCAGGAACTGGCCAGCGGCATACGCTCGGCACGGGTTGCAGCCATTACCCGCAATCAGGTCGTGACCCTGTATGCCATTGACGGAGACTGGAGTAACGGCTGGCGAATCATCACCGACACCACAGGCAACGGACCGGACGATGACGATACCTTGCTTGTCGAGCGGGCCATCAATGGAAAAACGCGCATTGTCGGCAACAGCAAGATTGCGGAGTACATCAGCTTCAACGGCCTGGGAGGCCTCAGGAAGGCTGCCAACGGTACCTTTCACGTCTGCGTCCGTGATGAGCCCGTGAGCCACTATCGCGTGATAGTGGCCATTACCGGCAGAGTCAGAGTCGAGAACGACAAGATACCGACAGATCTTTGTGCCTGA
- the ribF gene encoding bifunctional riboflavin kinase/FAD synthetase, with amino-acid sequence MQLVRGLHNLHPSHRGCVATIGNFDGVHRGHQAILMRLRERAVELGVPTCVVIFEPQPREFFAPETAPARLARLRDKLELLSAEGVDRVLCLSFNQRLSKLSAASFVETILVDGLGVQHLEVGDDFRFGCDRIGDFDFLQQAGNTHGFTVEAAQTVEIDGVRVSSTKVRNALAVADFALAEHLLGRPFQITGRVLHGQKLARQLGTPTANVQLKRRRVPLSGVYLVSTNIDGKAWPGVANIGVRPTVAGDGSAHLEVHLLDFAGDIYGRRLTVAFHHKLRDEQRFASLEALKTAINADVAAARAHWHGSPLIKSLK; translated from the coding sequence ATGCAGCTGGTTAGAGGCCTCCACAACCTGCACCCCTCGCATCGGGGCTGCGTCGCCACGATTGGCAACTTTGACGGTGTCCACCGCGGTCATCAGGCTATCCTGATGCGTCTGCGCGAGCGCGCTGTCGAGTTGGGCGTGCCCACTTGCGTGGTCATTTTCGAGCCGCAGCCACGGGAATTCTTCGCTCCTGAAACCGCGCCAGCACGTCTGGCCCGGCTGCGTGACAAGCTTGAACTGCTGAGCGCCGAGGGTGTTGACCGGGTCTTGTGCCTGTCTTTCAACCAGCGTCTGAGCAAACTGAGTGCCGCCAGCTTCGTCGAGACCATTCTGGTCGACGGGCTGGGCGTGCAGCATCTTGAGGTGGGCGACGATTTCCGGTTCGGTTGCGACCGTATCGGCGACTTCGACTTCCTGCAACAAGCCGGTAATACCCATGGTTTTACCGTAGAGGCGGCGCAGACCGTTGAGATCGATGGTGTCCGGGTCAGCAGTACCAAGGTGCGTAATGCCCTGGCTGTCGCGGATTTTGCCCTGGCCGAGCATTTGCTCGGTCGCCCGTTCCAGATTACCGGACGGGTTCTGCATGGCCAGAAGCTGGCACGCCAGTTGGGTACGCCCACGGCCAATGTGCAACTCAAGCGTCGTCGTGTGCCGTTGAGCGGGGTTTACCTGGTCAGCACGAACATCGATGGCAAGGCCTGGCCGGGAGTCGCCAATATCGGCGTGCGCCCGACCGTGGCAGGTGATGGCAGTGCCCACCTTGAGGTTCATCTTCTGGATTTTGCCGGTGATATCTATGGCCGGCGTTTGACGGTGGCTTTCCACCACAAGCTGCGCGATGAGCAGCGTTTCGCCTCACTGGAGGCGCTCAAGACGGCGATCAATGCGGACGTCGCCGCCGCCCGTGCCCATTGGCATGGTTCACCGCTAATCAAGAGCCTGAAATGA